CTGTTCTTTCTCAACCATTGCGTACCTCCATAGTCTGCGACCTTTTCGATCTCCTATGGATGTTTACCGTTCAGGCCTCGAGTACGCTGTCGAACTCGCCCGCATCGATTGCAGCGAGCATCTCCTTGGGCTTCTTGCCCTCGACGGTTACGCCGACGGAGACACAGGTGCCGACAACCTCTTTCACTGCCGTCTTCAGACGGTAGGAGAGCATATCGTCAAACTTCATGCGTGCAATTCTGACAGCGGCATCGAGCGGCAGATCACCCACAAACTGGGTGGCTGGCTCGCTGGACCCCTTTTCGATACCAACTTCCTTCATGATGAGCGCCGTTGTCGGAGGAATCCCCACCGTGACGGTGAAGTTCTTCTTATCGTCAACGTCGATCGTCACCGGCACCTGCATGCCGTTGAACTCTGCGGTCTTCTTGTTGATCTCATCGATGACCGCTTTTACGTTGATACCGAGGGGACCCAGGGCAGGACCAATAGGCGGGCCTGCAGTTGCTTTGCCACCGGGTACCAATACCTCGACCGTTTCTGCCATAGTACAATCACCATGCTTTCCCCGAAAGGGTACTGTGCTTGGGTGACTAGGGTTTCGCTGGCGGCCAGATAAAACTATCACCGGGGCAGGGAAAAAAAAAGGAGAGGATCAGGTTTCGCCCCGGTCGATCACCCGGACGTTGTCGCCGCGCACGGTGATCGGGATCGGGACCATGGACTCATAGAGCTCGACGGTGATCTCCTCCTTGGAGGTATCTATCCGTTTTACGATGGCTTTTTCACCCTTAAACGGTCCTGCAATCAGTTCGACGATCGTCCCCTCATCGATCCCTGCGACCGCGGGCTTCGGCACCAGGTAATGGCTCACCTCGGCAAGGGAGGTCTCGCCCGGCACCACGGTGCGGGCGCTTGGCACCGACTCGATCAACTCCTCGATCCTGGCGACCGGTTCGAGCGTCTCGACCAGCACATACCCCTTCAACTCGTCAGGGGAGAGCACGGCCGTCACCTTGAACGACGGGTCGACGGTGATCGCATGATAGATCCCGTCGACAACGGCACGCTCCTGTTTTGCCGTCGTCTTGACGGCAAATATATGGGTTTCAGTTTCCTCGGTCATGTGCATCAGTGCGGCAGCACAAGCATGATCTCATAGATGATAAACCCGATGAACCCGATAAGGAGGACGCCCACTGCTGCCACGAGGGCGATCTTCTGGAACTCCTCGCGGCTCGGCGTCCTGGCCAGTTTCAGGACGCGGAGATATTTCTTGAAAAATTCCTCATGGATATTGGTCATCTTGATGGATTCAGCATTGATTTCCATTGTTTTCACCTCAGAAAGTCGATATCAAACTCTTTTGCAACCTTGGGCCTGGAAGCCCTCTCGCTTCTGCCGTAGATCTGCGGGGAGTTCACCCCGGTGACGACGAGCATCGTCCGCATCCGTCCCTGCATTTCGGGATCGACCTGTGCGCCCCAGATGATCCGGGCTGAGGGGTCGATCCGGTCATAGACCTCCTGCACGACCCCTTCGGCCTCGGCCATCGTCATGTCGGGCCCGCCGACGACGTTGACAAGCGCCGCCGTGGCGCCCGAGATGTCCACGTCGAGAAGAGGCGATCGCAGGGCTTTCTTCACCGAGTCGGCGGCCTTGTCCTCGGAGTCGGACTCGCCCATCCCGATCATGGCAACCCCGCCGCGCTCCATCACGGTCCGCACATCGGCAAAGTCGAGGTTCACCAGGCCGGGGACGGTGATCAACTCGGTGATCCCCTTCACGGCCCGCATCAGCACCTCGTCGGCCACCTTGAAGGCGGCGTACAGGGGCAGACGGGGCACCACTTCGAGCAGACGGTCGTTCGGGACGACGATGACGGTGTCGGCGACGTCGCGCAGGCGTTCGAGCCCGGCCTCTGCATTTTCCATCCTGATCGAGCCCTCGGAGGTGAAGGGCAGGGTGACGACGGCGATGGTGAGCGCCCCCTCCTCGCGGGCGGCCTTGGCGACGACCGGGGCCGATCCGGTGCCGGTCCCTCCGCCGAGGCCTGAGGTGATGAAGACCATGTCGGCCCCCTCGAGGGCGCCGACGATCTGCTCCTCGTTCTCAAGGGCCGCTTCCTCGCCGATCTGGGGGATCGAGCCGGCGCCCAGACCTCTGGTGCGCTGCCGTCCGATAAGGATCCGCTTGTCGGCCTTCGTCCTGATCAGGTGCTGGGCGTCGGTGTTGATGGCGATCAGCCGCGCTCCTGTGATGCCCTCATCGGCGATGCGCGACATTGTGTTTGAGCCGCTGCCGCCACACCCGACAACGACGATCTCTGTTCTGAGATCTCGCAGGAGATCCTCAAGCTCGTCGTCGGGCTGGACGATATCCTCGAATTCCTCTCGTGCCCGTGATAATGCCTCTTCAACAATGGACTTCATGTAATATACCTCTCCAACCCCGGGATGTGGATGCGTGTCTCACTGCAGGACTGCACCATAGCAGGAGTGATGGTCCGGCCCTCCACTTCGATGTTCTGGCCGCGAGAGAGCCTTCCGAAGGACGGGCCGCCCGGCACACCGAGCGCCCGGGCCTGTGCGGGATCGAACCGCATCTTTCTCACGACGAGGTGATCCCCGTCGGTTGCAGTGCTCCACCGGTCATGTATGAGTTTAATACACAGGGATATTAAATCATGTATTATTTCTTCGCTTTGATTCTTGAAGGTAATGACTGAGGGTGTCAGCCCTCCGTCCCTGCCGACCACGACGGCAACGGGCATCTGTGCGAGCCCTTCGCGCAGGGCCTTCCCATCTGCCTTCTCCGCCTCGGAGAGGAGATGGGCCGGGACGTCCACGACTCCGGGGTCACCCCGCCCGGAAAGGGTGCCGGTGTGCACCCTGCCCCCCGGGGCGATCCTATCGCCGATCGTTCGGATCGCCGCATAGGTCTCCCATGCGAGGTCGCCGATTCCGGTGATCTCGCCCTCTGAGAGGATGGGGAGGCCGGCATCGTCCAGGAGTGCAAGGAGGCGGTCCACCTCTTTTGGAGGGAGGGCTTTTTTGTCGATATAGGCGGCGACGGCCCCCGTATTCTCCGCCATCGCTCGCACCATCGCATCGTCGAGGAGAGGGACCTCCCGGGAGGGGGCGATGTGGCCGAAGGCGCCCCGGGAGGAGAGGGCGATTTCAGTCTGCCTGACCGCATAATGTGTCCCGCCGAAACCGACGAGGGGGATCACCGGCCCGGGGGAGGCCTCCAGCACGGCGAGAGCGGCCGCCTCTGCCGCCGCCGGGTCGTTCCACTCCGTCTCAGTACTCCCGATCTCGACGAAGAGGGAAGGGGCCTGGAGTGCTGTCGGGCCGTGGTGGGTGGCCTCGTAGCTGACCCGGTAACCGGCGGGAGCGTGGGAGGCGAGGCCGCGGAGGACGGCGTGCATCATCTCGGGCGCGGCGGGAGCGAGGCTCCGGGCCTCGCCGCCGAAGCATGGTTCGCCGAAGTTGCCGGTGACGTGGACGGTCAGGGCCGGCACCGGGTGGGAACTGGTATGCCTGGAGAGAAATACAATGAGATCGGCATCAACCCCTTCGGCATGGATGATCCGTTCGCCGGTCTCGTGGAAGGACAGGGAGGCGGCACGAGGGAGGGGCCAGTCTTCCCGCTCCTCGAGGAGAGAGCGGATCCGGCGGGCCAGGTTCGTGCCCGCAGGGTCAAGGCGGGAGTGGAGGAGGGCGATATGCATGATCCTGATCTATCCTCACAGGAGCAAAAGGGTTGCCCGCCACAGGAAACGCTATCTTTTTGCAGGGCAACCACATCATCATGGACGAAAATCTGATCGCAAAAGCGTTTGCCGAGAGCGGGATCACGACCGAGATCCGGTGCGAGGAAGCGTTCGCTATCAGCGAGAAGTATGGCATCCCGAAGATGGACATCGCCCGCTACTGCAACCGGCACGACCCGAAGATCAAGATCCGCGGCTGTCAGCTGGGCTGCTTTAAATGAGTCTCTTTCTCGAGGTAGTCCCGGTCGCCCTGGCGGTGGAGACCGTCAGGTCTATCGCCCCGGCGATCGGCGATGAGATAGTGCCGATCGGCGATGCGCTCCACCGCGTGCTCGCCGGGGACGTCCGGGCCGGCGGCGACCTCCCAGGCTTCGACCGTTCGGTGGTGGACGGGTATGCGGTGCGGGCATCGGACACGACCGGTTCGTCCGAGTCAATGCCGGCGATGCTCGCCCTCCAGGGGCGGATCGAGATGGGGCAGGCGCCGCCCGGGAGCGTCGGGCCCGATCGCTGCTGGTACATCCCGACCGGTGGGGTGATGCCGCCGGGTGCGGACGCCGTCGCCATGGTGGAGTACGCAGAGAGGGCCGGAGACGAGGTGCTCGTCCACCGGGCGGTCGCACCCGGCGAGAATGTCCTCGGGCGCGATGAGGACTTCGCCGCAGGCAGCGTCGTCCTCCCGGCCGGCAGGCGTCTCTCCCCGCAGGACCTCGGGGTGCTCGCCGCCGCCGGCGTCGCAGAGGTGGCGGTGCGTCGGGTGCCGAAAATCGGGATCATCTCGACCGGCAACGAGGTCGTGCCGGTTGAGGCTGCCCTCACACCGGGCCGCGTGCGGGATGCAAACTCGTATCTCTGCGCCGGGTTCGTGCAGGAGCAGGGATGCGAGCCGCGCCTCTATGGGATCGTGCAGGACAGCCCCGCCCTCCTGCGGCCGGTGCTGGAGGAGGCGGCCGCCTCCTGCGACTGTGTCCTCATCTCGGGCGGGAGCTCGAAGGACGTACGTGATATGTCGGCCGGTGTGATCGGCGACCTTGGGGAGGTGCTCATTCACGGCATCGCCATCGCCCCGGGAAAGCCCACGATCATCGGGCGCGTCGGCACGACGCCGGTGATCGGGCTCCCCGGCCACCCGGGCTCGGCCTTTATCGTGCTTGTCGCCGTCGTCCGCCACCTGCTTGCGGCGATGAGCGGCACCCCGGTCAGCCCATGCCGGGTGCGGGCGCGCCTCGCCGCCAACATCCCTTCGGCGAAAGGGCGGGAGGACTATGTCCGCGTCCGCCTTGAGGACGGCGCCGCAACCCCGGTATTCGGGAAGTCCGGCCTCCTTAACACCCTGGTGCAGAGCGACGGCATCGTCGTCGTCCCTGCGGGGTGCGAAGGCTTCGAGACGGGCGAAGAGGTGGAGGTGGTCCTGTGGTGAAGCGTTACCTCGACCTTGTCTCCCTGGAGCGGGCGCTGGCAATCATCGGAGAGGCGTTTGAGTGCCGCCCCCGCACGGCGCGGGTGCCCCTTGCAGGGGCGTCTGGCCGGGTGACAGCCGCCCCGATCTTCGCCCGGTTCTCGGTCCCGACCATCCACATATCGGCGATGGACGGGATCGCCGTGCGGAGCGCCGACACCCGGGGGGCCAGCGAGAGCCGCCCGGTCGTCCTCGCTAACGCCGCGCGGGTGAACACGGGAAACATCGTCCCGCCCGAATACGACGCCGTCGTGATGATCGAGGACGTCTGGATCGGCGAGGGTACCTATACGGTCAGGAAGGCCGTCGCCCCCTGGCAGCACGTCCGCCCGGTTGGCGAGGACATCGGCGAGTCCGAGATGATCCTCCCCTCCCTGCACCTGATCCGCCCTCATGAACTCGGGGCGCTCGCATCCTATGGGGTGACCGAGGTGGAGGCGCTCGCCTTCTCGGCCGGGCTTGTTCCCACCGGGTCTGAACTGGTGCCGGCCGGCACCCTTCCGGGCCCGGGCCAGGCGGTGGAGAGCAACACCCTGATGGCGGCGGCGCACCTCCGCACCCTCGGGGTGGAGGCCCGCCGCTACGCCATCGTCCCGGACGAGCCCGACCTTATACGGTCGGCGATCCTGGAGGGGGTGCGCGAGAACGACCTCCTCATCGTCTCGGCCGGATCGTCGGCGGGGACGCGCGACTACACCGCCTCGATCATCGCCGAACTCGGGGAGGTGCTCGTCCACGGCGTGGCGATCAAACCGGCAAAACCGGTGATCGTCGGGAAAATCGAGGGCAAACCGGTGATCGGGCTGCCCGGCTACCCGCTCGCAGCCCTCACCGTGCTCCGTGAGATTGTCACCCCGCTCGTTGCCCGCTACGGGTTTCCCGTGCCTGAGGCCGGGACCGTCGAGGCCGCCCTCACCACCACCCTGCACTCGGATATCGGCACCGACGAGTTCGTCCTTCTCTCGACCGGGCGGATCGGCGGCCGCTGGGTTGCCGTGCCCCAGTCGCGCGGCGCCGGCGTCCAGATGAGTGCTGTCCGGGCGAACGCCGTGATGACCATACCGGCTGCAAAGGAGGGCGTCGAGGCCGGTGAGACGATACGGGCGCGCCTGATGGTCCCGCGCCGGCAGGCCGAGGAAGCGGTGCTGATCACCGGGAGCCACGA
Above is a window of Methanofollis tationis DNA encoding:
- a CDS encoding 50S ribosomal protein L11; this translates as MAETVEVLVPGGKATAGPPIGPALGPLGINVKAVIDEINKKTAEFNGMQVPVTIDVDDKKNFTVTVGIPPTTALIMKEVGIEKGSSEPATQFVGDLPLDAAVRIARMKFDDMLSYRLKTAVKEVVGTCVSVGVTVEGKKPKEMLAAIDAGEFDSVLEA
- a CDS encoding transcription elongation factor Spt5; translated protein: MHMTEETETHIFAVKTTAKQERAVVDGIYHAITVDPSFKVTAVLSPDELKGYVLVETLEPVARIEELIESVPSARTVVPGETSLAEVSHYLVPKPAVAGIDEGTIVELIAGPFKGEKAIVKRIDTSKEEITVELYESMVPIPITVRGDNVRVIDRGET
- a CDS encoding protein translocase SEC61 complex subunit gamma, producing the protein MEINAESIKMTNIHEEFFKKYLRVLKLARTPSREEFQKIALVAAVGVLLIGFIGFIIYEIMLVLPH
- the ftsZ gene encoding cell division protein FtsZ, whose amino-acid sequence is MKSIVEEALSRAREEFEDIVQPDDELEDLLRDLRTEIVVVGCGGSGSNTMSRIADEGITGARLIAINTDAQHLIRTKADKRILIGRQRTRGLGAGSIPQIGEEAALENEEQIVGALEGADMVFITSGLGGGTGTGSAPVVAKAAREEGALTIAVVTLPFTSEGSIRMENAEAGLERLRDVADTVIVVPNDRLLEVVPRLPLYAAFKVADEVLMRAVKGITELITVPGLVNLDFADVRTVMERGGVAMIGMGESDSEDKAADSVKKALRSPLLDVDISGATAALVNVVGGPDMTMAEAEGVVQEVYDRIDPSARIIWGAQVDPEMQGRMRTMLVVTGVNSPQIYGRSERASRPKVAKEFDIDFLR
- a CDS encoding D-aminoacyl-tRNA deacylase, with protein sequence MHIALLHSRLDPAGTNLARRIRSLLEEREDWPLPRAASLSFHETGERIIHAEGVDADLIVFLSRHTSSHPVPALTVHVTGNFGEPCFGGEARSLAPAAPEMMHAVLRGLASHAPAGYRVSYEATHHGPTALQAPSLFVEIGSTETEWNDPAAAEAAALAVLEASPGPVIPLVGFGGTHYAVRQTEIALSSRGAFGHIAPSREVPLLDDAMVRAMAENTGAVAAYIDKKALPPKEVDRLLALLDDAGLPILSEGEITGIGDLAWETYAAIRTIGDRIAPGGRVHTGTLSGRGDPGVVDVPAHLLSEAEKADGKALREGLAQMPVAVVVGRDGGLTPSVITFKNQSEEIIHDLISLCIKLIHDRWSTATDGDHLVVRKMRFDPAQARALGVPGGPSFGRLSRGQNIEVEGRTITPAMVQSCSETRIHIPGLERYIT
- a CDS encoding molybdopterin molybdotransferase MoeA, whose amino-acid sequence is MSLFLEVVPVALAVETVRSIAPAIGDEIVPIGDALHRVLAGDVRAGGDLPGFDRSVVDGYAVRASDTTGSSESMPAMLALQGRIEMGQAPPGSVGPDRCWYIPTGGVMPPGADAVAMVEYAERAGDEVLVHRAVAPGENVLGRDEDFAAGSVVLPAGRRLSPQDLGVLAAAGVAEVAVRRVPKIGIISTGNEVVPVEAALTPGRVRDANSYLCAGFVQEQGCEPRLYGIVQDSPALLRPVLEEAAASCDCVLISGGSSKDVRDMSAGVIGDLGEVLIHGIAIAPGKPTIIGRVGTTPVIGLPGHPGSAFIVLVAVVRHLLAAMSGTPVSPCRVRARLAANIPSAKGREDYVRVRLEDGAATPVFGKSGLLNTLVQSDGIVVVPAGCEGFETGEEVEVVLW
- a CDS encoding molybdopterin biosynthesis protein translates to MVKRYLDLVSLERALAIIGEAFECRPRTARVPLAGASGRVTAAPIFARFSVPTIHISAMDGIAVRSADTRGASESRPVVLANAARVNTGNIVPPEYDAVVMIEDVWIGEGTYTVRKAVAPWQHVRPVGEDIGESEMILPSLHLIRPHELGALASYGVTEVEALAFSAGLVPTGSELVPAGTLPGPGQAVESNTLMAAAHLRTLGVEARRYAIVPDEPDLIRSAILEGVRENDLLIVSAGSSAGTRDYTASIIAELGEVLVHGVAIKPAKPVIVGKIEGKPVIGLPGYPLAALTVLREIVTPLVARYGFPVPEAGTVEAALTTTLHSDIGTDEFVLLSTGRIGGRWVAVPQSRGAGVQMSAVRANAVMTIPAAKEGVEAGETIRARLMVPRRQAEEAVLITGSHDPCLDRLADMVRPGGVEVHSTHTGSMGGLLTLKKRQCHAAPMHLLAPDGEYNISFLQKYLPGEEIVLVCVAEREQGLISREGVTLDDLAALRYANRQKGSGTRLLLDYLLKERGVDPALIRGYEREFTTHLGVALAVRSGEADCGMGVYSAAQALGLKFTPVATERYELAMHTDTLDDPRVRACVDAIDSDAFKQVLLQMGGYRVSETGARRVLP